From a region of the Cryomorphaceae bacterium genome:
- a CDS encoding excinuclease ABC subunit A, protein MPQIDPQNVSDQDYIIIRGARVHNLKNIHLALPRNQWIVFTGLSGSGKSSLAFDTLYAEGQRRYVESLSAYARQFLGKLDKPDVDRIDGISPAIAIEQKTVSRNARSTVGTSTEIYDYLKLLFARVGRTISPVSGKEVVRHYTKDVVVVIEQMPHDKRLLIAAPIANRYNRTRREQLEILLQQGYSRVLEGNDTLLIDELLEGKIKETKDELVLVIDRVTADTANAENLSRITDSIETAFSEGNGTAYLVALNQDAPPDLHSFSNRFEADGMVFEEPSVHFFTFNNPVGACKTCEGFGSVIGIDPEAVIPDK, encoded by the coding sequence ATGCCTCAAATAGACCCGCAAAATGTTTCAGATCAGGACTATATCATCATTAGAGGGGCACGTGTTCACAACCTGAAAAATATTCATCTCGCGCTGCCGCGAAACCAATGGATTGTTTTTACAGGCTTGTCGGGGTCCGGAAAATCGTCACTTGCTTTCGATACGCTTTACGCAGAAGGGCAGCGCAGATACGTTGAAAGCCTCTCTGCCTATGCACGGCAATTTCTTGGCAAACTCGATAAGCCCGACGTGGATCGCATTGACGGTATTTCACCTGCCATTGCCATTGAGCAAAAAACCGTTTCGCGCAATGCCCGCTCTACAGTTGGCACCAGCACAGAAATCTACGATTACCTGAAATTGCTCTTTGCCAGGGTAGGACGCACCATTTCTCCGGTTTCGGGCAAGGAGGTGGTACGACACTACACCAAAGATGTGGTGGTTGTGATTGAGCAAATGCCGCATGACAAGCGACTATTAATTGCTGCACCGATCGCAAACAGGTACAACCGCACCCGGAGGGAGCAACTTGAAATACTGCTGCAACAGGGATATTCCCGCGTACTGGAGGGCAACGACACCCTGCTCATTGATGAATTGCTCGAAGGCAAAATCAAAGAGACCAAAGATGAGTTGGTGTTGGTGATTGACCGTGTTACTGCAGATACAGCCAACGCGGAAAACCTGAGTCGCATTACCGATTCAATTGAAACTGCCTTCTCTGAGGGCAACGGCACAGCTTACCTTGTAGCTCTAAACCAGGATGCCCCCCCTGATTTGCACAGCTTCTCCAACCGCTTTGAAGCTGACGGAATGGTGTTTGAAGAGCCTAGCGTACATTTTTTTACCTTCAACAACCCCGTGGGTGCATGCAAAACATGCGAGGGATTTGGCTCCGTAATAGGTATTGACCCGGAAGCAGTCATTCCCGATAAAAG
- a CDS encoding RNA polymerase sigma factor translates to MSMSRLEDRELVKLYLQGREEALVELIDRCKSKVFTHVVLLVKDREVAEDIFQDTFIKVIHTLRTGKYNEEGKFLPWVTRIAHNLAIDYFRRGKKMPMSRSDDEYDVFASVSLKEDTIEDKMIDEQIHNDVRSLIELLPPEQKEVVMMRHYQRMSFKEIAEATNVSINTALGRMRYAVLNMRKIVDEKNIVLTRS, encoded by the coding sequence ATGTCTATGTCAAGGTTAGAAGACAGAGAGCTTGTTAAGCTGTATCTGCAAGGTAGGGAAGAAGCATTGGTTGAGTTGATCGACCGGTGCAAATCAAAGGTTTTTACCCATGTTGTATTATTGGTGAAGGATCGGGAAGTGGCAGAAGACATTTTCCAGGATACCTTTATTAAGGTCATCCACACCCTTCGCACCGGAAAGTACAATGAGGAAGGCAAATTCCTGCCCTGGGTTACACGCATCGCGCACAATCTCGCCATTGATTACTTCCGTCGCGGAAAGAAAATGCCCATGTCGAGAAGCGACGATGAGTACGATGTGTTTGCTTCGGTGTCTTTAAAAGAGGATACCATTGAAGACAAGATGATTGACGAGCAAATTCACAACGACGTCCGTAGCCTGATTGAGCTCTTACCTCCTGAGCAAAAAGAAGTGGTCATGATGCGACACTACCAGCGCATGAGCTTTAAGGAAATTGCCGAAGCCACCAACGTGAGTATCAATACTGCTTTAGGCAGAATGCGTTATGCCGTGCTCAACATGCGGAAGATCGTAGATGAAAAGAACATCGTGCTCACTCGGTCTTAA
- the xerD gene encoding site-specific tyrosine recombinase XerD — MNWNVAIKGFLQYARLEKGLSANTIEAYERDVARLAEFAEEQNITPLNVKLENLQAFVHWVSELGLAARSQARIVSGIKAFYRYLLMEDLVNDDPAELLEAPKTGLKLPEVLTKDEIDRIIAAIDLSKPEGTRNKAMIETLYSCGLRVSELINLQLSNLYFDEGFVRVVGKGNKERLVPIGDAALKYIDIYLNSVRVHQDVSHGHEDFVFLNRRGKQLTRVMIFSIVKDLCRRAQINKNISPHSFRHSFATHLVDGGADLRAIQEMLGHQSITTTEIYTHLDRDFLRETIMSHHPRARKG; from the coding sequence ATGAATTGGAACGTTGCCATCAAAGGATTTTTGCAGTACGCTCGTCTTGAAAAAGGCTTGTCGGCCAACACCATTGAAGCCTACGAGAGAGATGTAGCGCGACTGGCAGAATTTGCCGAAGAGCAGAATATCACACCCCTTAATGTGAAGCTGGAAAACCTTCAGGCCTTTGTACATTGGGTATCTGAATTGGGGCTGGCAGCGCGCAGCCAGGCACGAATTGTTTCGGGAATAAAGGCATTTTACCGGTACCTGTTGATGGAAGACCTGGTGAACGACGATCCTGCCGAGCTGCTTGAAGCTCCCAAAACCGGATTGAAACTGCCGGAGGTACTGACCAAAGACGAAATAGACCGCATTATTGCGGCCATTGACTTGAGCAAACCCGAAGGAACCAGAAACAAAGCCATGATTGAAACGCTTTACAGTTGTGGCTTGCGCGTATCAGAGCTAATCAACCTGCAACTCAGCAACCTGTACTTTGACGAAGGTTTTGTGAGGGTGGTAGGAAAGGGCAACAAAGAACGCCTTGTACCCATTGGAGATGCCGCCCTGAAATACATTGATATTTACCTTAATTCTGTTCGTGTGCACCAGGATGTTTCACACGGCCATGAAGATTTTGTGTTTCTGAATCGCCGGGGAAAGCAACTCACACGGGTCATGATTTTCAGCATCGTAAAAGACCTTTGCAGGCGGGCCCAGATCAATAAGAACATATCTCCACACAGTTTCAGGCATTCATTTGCCACCCACCTGGTTGACGGTGGAGCCGACCTCCGGGCCATTCAGGAAATGCTCGGGCATCAGAGTATCACTACCACGGAAATTTATACCCACCTGGACCGTGATTTCCTGCGGGAAACCATAATGTCGCATCACCCCAGAGCCCGAAAAGGCTGA
- the aroQ gene encoding type II 3-dehydroquinate dehydratase, whose product MRIAIINGPNLNMLGKREPEIYGNRSFEDYLNELKTFFPDVEFAFYQSNVEGELVNAIQQCGSDCDGLVLNAAAYSHTSLALADAVKTVPIPVIEVHISNVYAREPERHRSLLSAYCTGLIVGLGLDGYRLAISHFLFRK is encoded by the coding sequence ATGCGCATTGCAATTATCAACGGACCGAATTTGAACATGCTCGGTAAAAGAGAGCCCGAAATTTACGGCAATCGTAGTTTCGAAGACTACCTGAACGAACTAAAGACCTTTTTTCCGGACGTGGAATTTGCTTTCTACCAAAGCAATGTAGAAGGTGAGTTGGTCAATGCCATTCAGCAATGTGGCAGTGACTGCGACGGTTTGGTGCTGAATGCCGCGGCCTATTCTCATACGTCGTTGGCCCTTGCCGACGCGGTTAAGACTGTCCCTATTCCCGTGATTGAAGTGCATATTTCCAACGTGTATGCCCGTGAGCCGGAACGACACCGGTCTCTTTTATCGGCGTATTGCACAGGATTGATTGTTGGTTTGGGGCTGGATGGATACCGACTTGCCATCAGCCATTTTCTTTTCCGGAAGTAG
- a CDS encoding glycosyltransferase family 2 protein, whose protein sequence is MQTVVAILNWNGLSWLQKFLPDVVLNSPEASVAVIDNASTDDSVAWIKSHHPEVQVIHLDHNHGFAGGYNKGLEKIKAENFVLLNSDVAVTQGWLGPMLRALEKNDWDALQPKILSFQQKDTFEYAGAAGGFIDRDGFIFCRGRMFNHFEKDQGQYNQASEVFWASGAALLIRAQSYRDAGGLDEDFFAHMEEIDLCWRLKNKGKRIGYCPDSVVYHVGGGTLSKINPRKTYLNFRNNLYLLVKNYRGGNLGVKLFRRMILDGLAAFKFLFEGQFKHFFAVFRAHMSLYTNLAKFLKKRKSLAPGIEITQHTGYYRRSVVWQYFLKGKKHFHQLHPVDFTTSGKENG, encoded by the coding sequence ATGCAAACAGTGGTTGCTATACTCAATTGGAACGGGCTCTCATGGCTTCAAAAATTCCTGCCAGATGTTGTACTCAACAGCCCCGAGGCATCTGTAGCCGTTATTGACAACGCGAGCACTGACGATAGCGTAGCCTGGATCAAATCACACCATCCTGAAGTACAAGTCATTCATCTCGATCACAATCACGGCTTTGCAGGTGGATACAACAAAGGACTTGAAAAAATTAAGGCAGAAAACTTTGTGCTCCTCAACTCCGACGTTGCGGTTACCCAGGGGTGGCTGGGCCCCATGCTACGCGCTTTGGAGAAAAATGATTGGGATGCACTGCAACCCAAAATCCTTTCCTTTCAGCAAAAAGACACCTTTGAATACGCGGGCGCTGCAGGTGGGTTTATAGACCGTGATGGTTTTATTTTTTGTCGCGGAAGGATGTTCAACCACTTTGAAAAAGACCAAGGCCAGTATAACCAGGCATCTGAAGTGTTCTGGGCCTCAGGAGCGGCTCTGTTGATCAGGGCACAGTCATATCGCGATGCAGGAGGGTTGGATGAAGATTTTTTCGCCCACATGGAAGAAATTGATTTGTGCTGGCGATTGAAAAACAAAGGAAAACGTATAGGTTATTGCCCCGATTCTGTGGTGTATCATGTTGGTGGGGGCACTCTGAGCAAAATCAACCCGAGGAAAACTTACCTCAATTTCCGAAACAACTTGTACCTCCTGGTGAAGAACTACCGCGGAGGCAATCTGGGCGTCAAGCTTTTCCGCAGAATGATTCTGGATGGACTCGCAGCGTTCAAGTTTCTTTTTGAAGGCCAGTTCAAGCATTTTTTCGCAGTATTCAGGGCACACATGTCGCTCTATACCAACCTTGCCAAATTCCTCAAAAAGCGAAAATCACTGGCACCGGGCATTGAAATAACCCAACACACCGGATACTACCGACGCAGCGTAGTGTGGCAATACTTCCTAAAAGGAAAGAAACACTTTCACCAACTCCACCCGGTGGACTTCACTACTTCCGGAAAAGAAAATGGCTGA